The Phycisphaerae bacterium RAS1 genome includes a region encoding these proteins:
- a CDS encoding HIT-like protein: protein MPGEAAAASIFARIVSGAIPCHKVFENEFCLAFLDLNPLAEGHTLVIPRRPVERLEDLPPEEAAGLARHIGAIARRVLRAVGAADYNLLQNNGRDAGQVVAYVHFHIIPRKPGDGLGYRWNAQQRTQEQLASLAQRINSQP from the coding sequence ATGCCCGGAGAGGCCGCAGCAGCCAGCATTTTCGCCAGGATCGTCAGCGGCGCGATCCCCTGTCACAAGGTTTTTGAGAACGAATTCTGTCTGGCGTTTCTCGATCTGAATCCGCTGGCCGAGGGGCACACGCTGGTCATCCCCAGGCGCCCGGTCGAACGACTCGAGGACTTGCCGCCGGAAGAGGCCGCGGGACTCGCGCGGCACATTGGCGCGATCGCCCGCCGCGTGCTGCGTGCGGTCGGCGCGGCGGACTACAATCTGCTGCAGAACAACGGCCGCGACGCCGGCCAGGTCGTTGCCTACGTGCATTTTCACATCATCCCGCGCAAGCCGGGAGACGGACTCGGATACCGCTGGAATGCGCAGCAGCGGACGCAGGAGCAGCTTGCCTCCTTGGCGCAGCGAATCAACTCACAGCCGTAA
- the rplQ gene encoding 50S ribosomal protein L17, translating into MRHRVAGRKLHRTGAHRLALRRNLVQSLIEHGEIRTTLPKAKEVRGFAERLASLAVDGSQTARRRAEALLTDRAIIPKEHRADYDKLSDTKRQRALRSKSGRRYRVSTTRPGVKFTAESVVYRLFSVIGPQMKKRNESRGCAGGYTRMIKLAGRRLGDAAPTALLTWVSAEDKPRPKLTDRTERKRRAKVKYSVYAGKPRVQDGRRRAKGAAKAEAPAAPQGESRSPQ; encoded by the coding sequence ATGCGTCACCGCGTAGCTGGCAGAAAACTCCACCGCACCGGGGCACACCGTTTGGCCCTGCGGCGTAATCTCGTTCAGAGCCTGATCGAGCACGGCGAAATCCGCACGACGCTCCCCAAGGCCAAGGAAGTCCGCGGCTTTGCCGAGAGGCTGGCGTCGCTGGCGGTGGACGGCTCGCAGACGGCGCGACGGCGGGCCGAGGCGCTGCTCACCGACCGCGCCATCATCCCCAAGGAACACCGCGCCGATTACGACAAGCTGAGCGACACCAAGCGCCAGCGCGCCCTGCGCTCCAAGTCGGGCCGCCGCTACCGCGTCAGCACCACGCGCCCGGGCGTCAAGTTCACCGCCGAGTCGGTGGTCTACCGCCTCTTCTCGGTCATCGGTCCGCAGATGAAAAAGCGCAATGAGTCGCGCGGCTGCGCCGGCGGGTATACGCGCATGATCAAGCTCGCCGGCCGCCGTCTGGGTGACGCGGCGCCGACCGCGCTGCTGACGTGGGTCTCCGCCGAGGACAAGCCGCGGCCGAAGCTGACGGATCGCACCGAACGGAAACGCCGTGCGAAGGTCAAGTACTCGGTTTATGCCGGGAAGCCGCGCGTTCAGGACGGCCGCCGTCGCGCGAAGGGTGCCGCCAAGGCGGAGGCGCCCGCCGCTCCGCAGGGTGAGAGCCGGTCACCGCAGTAG
- the rpoA_3 gene encoding DNA-directed RNA polymerase subunit alpha: protein MRIQWRGLELPTQVIRDESASTDKYGLFHIEPFERGFGTTVGNSLRRILLSSLEGSAIVSARLAGADHEFCSLPGVLEDVTDIILNIKSIVVNVDADTPRKMRIERRSKGVITAGDFEIETGIAVYNPEQHIATLTDDVPFSCELTAQRGRGYVPAAEMPEEQEIGVISVDALYSPVTRVRYRTEDTRVGQKTNYDRLVLEVWTKGTVMPEDALVEAAKILRKHLNPFVNYHEMGAASAASSGRLEVAAAAMDDEMRAKLDRPIADLELSVRANNCLEAAKIGTVGELVRRTQDDLLQLRSFGKTSLMEVKRKLSDWGLGLGMDLSALAKVGVEASAN, encoded by the coding sequence ATGCGGATTCAATGGCGCGGCCTCGAACTCCCCACGCAGGTCATCCGCGACGAATCAGCCAGCACCGACAAGTACGGGCTGTTCCACATCGAGCCGTTCGAGCGCGGCTTCGGTACGACCGTGGGCAACAGCCTGCGGCGCATCCTGCTGTCCAGCCTGGAAGGCTCGGCGATCGTCAGCGCCCGCCTCGCCGGCGCGGATCATGAGTTCTGCTCGCTGCCGGGCGTGCTGGAAGACGTGACCGACATCATTCTGAACATCAAGTCGATCGTCGTAAACGTCGACGCCGACACGCCGCGAAAGATGCGCATCGAGCGCCGCAGCAAGGGCGTGATCACGGCCGGCGATTTCGAGATCGAGACCGGCATCGCGGTCTACAACCCGGAACAGCACATCGCGACGCTGACCGACGACGTCCCGTTCTCGTGCGAGCTCACCGCGCAGCGCGGCCGCGGCTACGTGCCGGCGGCGGAGATGCCCGAAGAGCAGGAAATCGGCGTGATCTCGGTCGATGCGCTGTACTCTCCGGTGACGCGCGTCCGCTATCGCACCGAGGACACCCGCGTCGGCCAGAAAACCAATTACGACCGGCTGGTGCTGGAGGTCTGGACCAAGGGCACCGTCATGCCCGAGGACGCGCTGGTCGAAGCGGCCAAGATTCTCCGCAAGCACCTGAACCCGTTCGTCAATTACCACGAGATGGGCGCCGCGTCGGCGGCTTCGTCGGGCCGCTTGGAAGTCGCGGCGGCCGCGATGGACGACGAGATGCGCGCCAAGCTGGATCGGCCGATCGCCGATCTGGAGCTGTCGGTGCGGGCGAACAACTGCCTTGAAGCGGCCAAGATCGGCACGGTCGGCGAGCTGGTTCGCCGCACGCAGGACGACCTGCTCCAGCTTCGCAGCTTCGGCAAGACCTCGCTGATGGAGGTCAAGCGGAAGCTGTCGGACTGGGGGCTGGGCCTGGGAATGGACCTGAGCGCGCTGGCCAAGGTCGGCGTCGAGGCGTCGGCGAACTAG
- the rpsD gene encoding 30S ribosomal protein S4 — protein MARLTPPVCRFCRRESIKLMLKAVRCETAKCPIEREFKNNPPGMHMWRRGKTSEYGKRLREKQKVKRYYGVMEKQFRRVFALAERSKDNTGQALLQLLERRLDNAVFKAGLAQSRKAARLAICHGHILVNGKKVDRAGFLVKVGDAIGVRNREKSLEYIRRQIGEEGPRQPQSWLQVDAKKPSAVVVALPAREDVVIPVEEQLIVEFASR, from the coding sequence ATGGCCCGATTGACGCCCCCGGTCTGCCGCTTCTGCCGTCGTGAGAGCATCAAGCTGATGCTCAAGGCGGTGCGCTGCGAGACGGCCAAGTGCCCGATCGAGCGCGAGTTCAAGAACAACCCGCCCGGCATGCACATGTGGCGCCGCGGCAAGACGTCCGAATACGGCAAGCGCCTGCGCGAGAAACAGAAGGTCAAGCGCTACTACGGTGTGATGGAGAAGCAGTTCCGCCGCGTTTTCGCGCTGGCGGAGCGCTCGAAGGACAACACGGGGCAGGCCCTGCTTCAGCTTCTGGAGCGGCGGCTGGACAACGCCGTGTTCAAGGCGGGGCTGGCGCAATCGCGCAAGGCCGCCCGCCTGGCGATCTGCCACGGTCACATTCTCGTCAACGGCAAAAAGGTGGACCGGGCCGGCTTCCTGGTGAAGGTTGGCGACGCGATCGGCGTGCGCAACCGCGAGAAGTCGCTCGAGTACATCCGCCGGCAGATCGGCGAGGAAGGTCCGCGGCAGCCGCAGTCCTGGCTGCAGGTGGACGCCAAGAAGCCGTCGGCGGTGGTCGTGGCGCTTCCGGCGCGTGAAGACGTGGTGATTCCGGTTGAAGAGCAGCTCATCGTCGAGTTCGCCTCGCGATGA
- the rpsK gene encoding 30S ribosomal protein S11, which translates to MAKATGKRKTKRNVAKGVVHIRATFNNTHITITDTNGDTLAWASSGSVPLGGGEKKFTGARKSTPFAASRAAAYCANEAKKHGLLEVEVRVKGPGAGRESAITALQAAGLRIQSIEDVTPLPHNGCRPRKKRRV; encoded by the coding sequence TTGGCCAAGGCAACAGGCAAGCGAAAGACGAAACGAAACGTCGCCAAGGGCGTCGTCCACATCCGGGCGACGTTCAACAATACCCATATTACGATCACCGACACCAACGGCGACACGCTCGCCTGGGCGTCGTCCGGATCGGTCCCGTTGGGCGGCGGCGAAAAGAAGTTCACCGGGGCCCGCAAGAGTACGCCCTTCGCGGCGTCGCGTGCGGCGGCCTACTGTGCGAACGAAGCCAAGAAGCACGGATTGCTGGAGGTCGAGGTGCGCGTGAAAGGGCCCGGCGCCGGCCGCGAATCGGCCATCACCGCCCTGCAGGCCGCTGGCCTTCGCATCCAGTCCATTGAAGACGTCACGCCGCTGCCGCACAACGGCTGCCGGCCGCGCAAGAAGCGGAGAGTGTAG
- the rpsM gene encoding 30S ribosomal protein S13 — protein sequence MPRIAGVDIPSPKRIDVALRYIYGVGPSNALDILAKAKIDPAVRAGKLSEDEVSRIAGIIENEYVVEGQLRRQVAQNIQRLRDIRCYRGIRHMKGLPVRGQRTRTNARTRKGPKKTVAGKKSVKEMR from the coding sequence ATGCCGCGTATCGCCGGTGTCGATATTCCGAGTCCGAAACGCATCGATGTCGCCTTGCGCTACATCTACGGCGTCGGGCCCTCCAACGCGCTGGACATCCTGGCCAAGGCCAAGATCGATCCGGCCGTGCGGGCCGGCAAGCTCTCGGAAGACGAGGTCAGCCGCATCGCCGGAATCATCGAGAATGAATACGTCGTCGAGGGACAGCTTCGGCGGCAGGTGGCGCAGAACATCCAGCGGCTGCGCGACATCCGCTGTTACCGCGGCATTCGGCATATGAAGGGCCTGCCGGTCCGCGGCCAGCGCACCCGCACGAACGCGCGCACCCGCAAGGGCCCGAAGAAGACGGTCGCCGGAAAGAAAAGCGTCAAGGAAATGCGGTAA
- the rpmJ gene encoding 50S ribosomal protein L36, whose product MKVRSSVKRICENCKIVRRRGTVRVICSNPRHKQRQG is encoded by the coding sequence ATGAAGGTTCGAAGCAGCGTGAAACGCATCTGCGAAAACTGCAAGATCGTCAGGCGGCGCGGCACGGTGCGCGTCATTTGTTCCAACCCGCGCCATAAGCAGCGCCAGGGCTAG
- the map gene encoding Methionine aminopeptidase 1 yields the protein MLASNKIVIKSPREIELMRAAGRLVKQVLDAVGTLVKPGATTAELNTRVEQMIQDAGAKALFLGVRNPQARFPFPASICASRNEEIVHGIPDARPFREGDIISIDCGVQLRGYCGDSARTYAVGAVSPKVQRLLNVTQDALDIALREIKPHQRWSRIAKMMQRVVEDAGFGVVREFVGHGIGREMHEEPKVPNYYDREQRGGDFELLRGMTLAVEPMVTVGRPDVEYRDSSKWTVITKDRSWAAHYEHTVAVTDDGVDVLTDGR from the coding sequence ATGCTCGCGTCGAACAAGATCGTCATCAAGTCGCCGCGAGAGATTGAGCTGATGCGCGCCGCCGGGCGGCTGGTGAAGCAGGTGCTGGACGCGGTCGGGACGCTGGTGAAGCCCGGCGCGACGACGGCCGAGCTGAACACGCGCGTCGAGCAGATGATTCAGGACGCGGGCGCCAAGGCGCTCTTTCTGGGCGTGCGCAACCCGCAGGCCCGTTTCCCGTTTCCGGCCAGCATCTGCGCCAGCCGGAACGAGGAGATTGTGCACGGGATTCCGGATGCGCGGCCCTTTCGCGAGGGCGACATCATCAGCATTGACTGCGGCGTGCAGCTTCGCGGTTACTGCGGCGACTCGGCCCGGACCTATGCGGTCGGGGCGGTCAGCCCGAAGGTGCAGCGGCTCTTGAACGTGACGCAGGACGCTCTGGACATCGCGTTGCGCGAGATCAAGCCGCATCAGCGCTGGAGCCGCATCGCGAAGATGATGCAGCGCGTCGTTGAAGACGCGGGCTTCGGCGTGGTGCGCGAGTTCGTCGGCCACGGCATCGGTCGCGAGATGCACGAAGAGCCGAAGGTGCCGAATTATTATGACCGCGAGCAGCGCGGCGGAGATTTTGAACTGCTGCGCGGAATGACGCTGGCGGTCGAGCCGATGGTGACGGTCGGCCGTCCGGACGTGGAGTACCGCGACAGCAGCAAGTGGACCGTGATCACGAAGGACCGCTCGTGGGCGGCTCATTATGAGCACACGGTGGCGGTCACGGACGATGGAGTGGATGTTCTGACGGACGGGCGATAG
- the adk gene encoding adenylate kinase, which yields MPGYRLIFMGAPGTGKGTQAQRLAAREGLAALSSGDVLRSEIKLGTPIGHKAEQYVSSGLLVPDEVVIGIMLAALARASSTAPGWVLDGFPRTVPQAEALMRGLHQQQLDLDGVLDFRLEDAEIIRRISSRRVCSKCQATYNTRLLRPRREGVCDRCGGEVSQRADDREEVIATRLATYRSQTAPLIGYFSARGMLHVVDAAPPAEQVEAAVTAILGALTRGS from the coding sequence ATGCCCGGCTACCGGCTCATCTTCATGGGTGCGCCGGGGACGGGGAAGGGCACGCAGGCGCAGCGCCTGGCCGCTCGCGAGGGCCTCGCGGCGCTCTCCAGCGGCGACGTGCTCCGCAGCGAGATCAAGCTCGGCACGCCCATCGGCCACAAGGCCGAGCAGTACGTGTCATCCGGGCTGCTCGTGCCGGACGAGGTCGTGATCGGCATCATGCTGGCGGCGTTGGCGCGGGCCTCGTCGACCGCCCCGGGATGGGTGCTGGACGGCTTCCCGCGGACGGTCCCGCAGGCCGAAGCCCTGATGCGTGGCTTGCACCAGCAGCAACTCGACCTGGACGGCGTGCTGGACTTCCGGCTGGAGGACGCGGAGATCATCCGGCGGATCTCCAGCCGGCGCGTTTGCAGCAAGTGCCAGGCGACGTATAATACGCGGCTCTTGCGACCGCGGCGGGAGGGCGTGTGCGACCGTTGCGGCGGAGAGGTGTCGCAGCGCGCCGACGACCGCGAAGAGGTGATCGCCACGCGACTGGCGACGTATCGGTCGCAGACGGCGCCGCTGATTGGCTATTTCAGCGCCCGCGGCATGTTGCACGTGGTGGACGCGGCGCCGCCGGCGGAGCAGGTGGAGGCGGCGGTGACGGCGATTCTCGGCGCGCTGACCAGAGGAAGCTGA
- the secY gene encoding Protein translocase subunit SecY — protein MLKAFVNVFRIPELRRKVLFTLLMLSVYRIGFYVPLPGIDQDRLSRHFKSGGGGGATQQMADLFAMFTGGDLGQSTMFGLGIMPYITASIIFQLLVTVVPALEKLQKEGESGRRKIMEYTRYSTVALTFIQAVFWIRYLNGGGLVHPEFAGTFAFWTIGVFALMTGTLLLMWIGEQIDEYGIGNGISLIIMAGIVSRLPTVFIEVYVGLTTRGGAMDAEKVIFMVISFVAVVAGAILITQAQRRIPIQQAKQLRGRRVVGGARHYLPLRVNHGGVMPIIFASSFLLFPSVIFGGLNRTGLWPGRFWSFLDNSFHPGEFLYEMTYIAMVYFFSYFWTSVQFQPKELANQLRDSGSFIPGLRPGKRTADYLEAVMNRITYVGAGFLAIIAVIPSVVAVYMAIPYRVSAFLGGTGLLIVVSVALDLIQRLEANLVMRNYQGFLGGDTGGSGPRIKGRQY, from the coding sequence ATGCTGAAAGCGTTCGTGAATGTCTTCCGCATTCCTGAGCTGCGGAGGAAAGTTCTTTTCACGCTGCTGATGCTCTCAGTCTACCGCATCGGCTTTTACGTCCCGCTCCCCGGCATCGACCAGGACCGGCTGTCGCGTCACTTCAAGAGCGGTGGGGGCGGCGGCGCCACGCAGCAGATGGCAGATCTCTTCGCCATGTTCACCGGCGGAGACCTGGGCCAGAGCACCATGTTCGGCCTGGGCATCATGCCCTATATCACCGCCTCGATCATCTTTCAGTTGCTCGTCACGGTTGTGCCCGCCCTCGAAAAGCTCCAAAAAGAAGGCGAGAGCGGCCGGCGCAAGATCATGGAGTACACTCGTTACTCGACCGTGGCGCTCACGTTCATCCAGGCGGTCTTCTGGATTCGATACCTGAACGGCGGCGGGCTGGTTCATCCGGAGTTCGCCGGCACCTTTGCATTCTGGACCATTGGCGTGTTTGCCTTGATGACCGGCACGCTGCTCTTGATGTGGATCGGCGAGCAGATCGACGAATACGGCATCGGCAACGGCATCAGTCTCATCATCATGGCGGGCATCGTCTCGCGCCTGCCGACCGTCTTTATCGAAGTCTACGTCGGCCTGACCACGCGCGGCGGAGCGATGGACGCCGAAAAGGTCATCTTCATGGTGATCTCATTCGTGGCCGTGGTTGCGGGAGCGATTCTCATAACGCAGGCCCAGCGGCGGATTCCGATCCAGCAGGCCAAGCAGCTTCGCGGCCGCCGCGTGGTGGGCGGCGCCCGGCACTACCTGCCGCTGCGCGTCAATCACGGCGGCGTGATGCCGATCATCTTCGCCAGCTCGTTCCTGCTGTTTCCCAGCGTGATTTTCGGCGGGCTGAACCGCACCGGCCTGTGGCCGGGGCGCTTCTGGAGCTTTCTGGACAACTCGTTCCACCCCGGCGAATTCCTGTACGAGATGACCTACATCGCGATGGTGTACTTCTTCTCCTACTTCTGGACGTCGGTGCAGTTCCAGCCGAAGGAGTTGGCCAACCAGTTGCGCGATTCGGGCAGCTTCATTCCCGGTCTGCGCCCCGGCAAGCGGACGGCGGATTATCTGGAGGCGGTGATGAACCGCATCACCTACGTCGGCGCCGGCTTCCTGGCGATCATCGCGGTGATTCCGTCCGTCGTCGCAGTCTACATGGCGATTCCCTACCGCGTATCGGCGTTCCTGGGCGGAACCGGCCTGCTGATCGTGGTGAGCGTGGCGCTCGATCTGATTCAGCGACTTGAAGCGAATCTCGTGATGCGCAACTACCAGGGTTTCCTGGGCGGCGACACCGGCGGCTCGGGCCCGCGCATCAAGGGTCGGCAGTACTAG
- the rplO gene encoding 50S ribosomal protein L15, with protein sequence MMTHDVTKAAGRHPRRKRVGRGESSGMGRQAGRGNKGAQSRSGYSRNPIYEGGQMPMFRRLAKRGFSNVNFRREYAPVNIGWLDANCSGSVSLANLRTALHLKKDELVKVLGGGELKKKLSVEAHAFSAAAKAAIEKAGGSVKIIEQADPAESWKAKRNTAKNAGPAKKPA encoded by the coding sequence ATGATGACGCATGACGTTACCAAGGCCGCCGGGCGCCACCCGCGGCGAAAGCGCGTCGGCCGCGGCGAAAGCAGCGGCATGGGCCGCCAAGCCGGCCGCGGAAACAAGGGCGCCCAGTCCCGCAGCGGCTACAGCCGCAACCCGATCTACGAAGGCGGCCAGATGCCGATGTTCCGGCGTCTGGCGAAGCGCGGCTTTTCGAACGTGAATTTCCGGCGCGAGTACGCGCCGGTGAACATCGGTTGGCTGGATGCGAATTGCTCCGGCTCGGTCTCGCTGGCCAACCTGCGGACGGCGCTGCATCTCAAGAAAGATGAGCTGGTCAAGGTGCTGGGCGGCGGCGAGTTGAAAAAGAAACTCTCGGTCGAGGCGCATGCGTTCAGCGCCGCGGCGAAGGCGGCGATTGAGAAGGCCGGCGGCTCAGTGAAGATTATCGAGCAAGCCGATCCGGCGGAGAGCTGGAAGGCCAAGCGAAACACCGCCAAGAACGCCGGTCCGGCGAAGAAGCCGGCCTGA
- the rpsE gene encoding 30S ribosomal protein S5 yields MATKPADNRPQRDSGDERSVDDQLVKLYRCATVVKGGRRFSFGALVVVGDRRGRVGYGYGKANEVPPAVEKGVKQARRKMVRVRLRGTTVPHRIIGRFGSSRVMIIPAAPGTGVIAGAAPRAVLELAGVKDVLTKCYGSTSPKNLVKATMDGLLRLRTRRQVERLRGVTIEIPGMKTAESAEAAAPAGA; encoded by the coding sequence ATGGCGACAAAACCGGCAGACAATCGGCCCCAGCGTGATAGCGGCGACGAGCGCTCGGTAGACGACCAGCTCGTCAAGCTCTATCGCTGCGCCACCGTCGTCAAGGGCGGCCGGCGCTTTTCGTTCGGCGCGCTGGTGGTGGTCGGCGACCGCCGCGGCCGCGTCGGTTACGGTTATGGCAAGGCCAACGAAGTCCCGCCGGCGGTTGAGAAGGGCGTCAAGCAGGCCCGCCGCAAGATGGTCCGCGTCCGTCTGCGCGGCACGACCGTCCCGCACCGCATCATCGGCCGCTTTGGCTCCAGCCGCGTGATGATCATTCCGGCCGCCCCCGGCACGGGTGTCATCGCCGGCGCCGCCCCGCGGGCGGTGCTGGAGCTGGCCGGCGTGAAAGACGTGCTGACCAAGTGCTACGGCTCAACCAGCCCCAAGAACCTGGTGAAGGCGACGATGGACGGCCTGCTGCGGCTTCGCACGCGGCGGCAGGTAGAGCGTCTGCGTGGCGTGACGATCGAGATTCCCGGGATGAAGACGGCCGAGTCCGCCGAGGCCGCTGCCCCGGCCGGCGCCTGA
- the rplR gene encoding 50S ribosomal protein L18, whose product MRLQELKNKRRARRIIRVRKKVSGTAECPRLAVSRSHQNINAQLIDDVAGKTLCAVSTMQKEIKALGYGGNVKAAAAVGKSIAEKAKGLGIATVAFDRRGQRYHGRIKALADAAREAGLKL is encoded by the coding sequence ATGAGACTTCAGGAACTGAAAAACAAAAGGCGAGCGCGGCGGATCATCCGCGTGCGCAAGAAGGTTTCCGGTACGGCCGAGTGTCCGCGCCTGGCGGTCTCGCGCTCGCACCAGAACATCAACGCCCAGCTCATCGACGACGTCGCCGGCAAGACGCTTTGCGCGGTCTCGACCATGCAGAAGGAGATCAAGGCGCTCGGCTACGGCGGAAACGTCAAGGCTGCCGCCGCAGTCGGCAAGTCGATCGCCGAGAAGGCCAAGGGGCTGGGCATCGCGACGGTGGCGTTTGACCGCCGCGGGCAGCGCTATCACGGTCGGATCAAGGCCCTCGCCGACGCGGCTCGCGAGGCGGGGCTGAAGCTCTAG
- the rplF gene encoding 50S ribosomal protein L6, translating to MSRLGKKPVPIAKGVKVDVSGRSVKMSGPKGNLALVLPLGVSAAVNGAEVVVSRADDETRSRAMHGLSRALLANMVTGVSEGYTRKLEIYGTGYTCKLDGKKLLLNVGFMGRGVGKPAQFQVPIPDGLTVTVEAQAARGENEPAKLTVSGADKQMVGQFAAEVRKIRKPEPYKGKGIRYAGEQVRRKAGKVFAGGGA from the coding sequence ATGTCGCGATTAGGCAAAAAACCCGTTCCGATCGCCAAAGGCGTCAAGGTGGACGTCTCCGGCCGCTCGGTGAAGATGTCCGGCCCCAAGGGCAATCTGGCGCTGGTTCTGCCGCTGGGCGTGTCGGCCGCGGTGAACGGGGCGGAGGTGGTGGTCTCGCGCGCCGACGACGAAACGCGCAGCCGGGCGATGCACGGCCTGTCGCGGGCGCTTCTGGCCAACATGGTCACGGGCGTGTCCGAAGGCTACACCCGCAAACTCGAAATCTACGGCACCGGCTACACCTGCAAGCTCGACGGCAAGAAGCTGCTTCTGAATGTCGGCTTCATGGGCCGCGGCGTCGGCAAGCCGGCCCAGTTTCAGGTTCCGATTCCGGACGGGCTGACCGTGACGGTCGAAGCCCAGGCGGCGCGCGGCGAGAATGAGCCGGCCAAGCTGACCGTCAGCGGCGCCGACAAGCAGATGGTCGGCCAGTTCGCCGCTGAGGTTCGCAAGATCCGCAAGCCCGAGCCATACAAGGGCAAGGGCATTCGCTACGCCGGCGAGCAGGTTCGCCGCAAGGCGGGCAAGGTGTTCGCGGGCGGCGGAGCGTAG
- the rpsH gene encoding 30S ribosomal protein S8 → MATSDPIADMLTRIRNGVRTGKPRVRIKRSKVCLGVARVLKEEGYILDFASVDDANQGEITVDLKYGERGEQVLQDLQRVSKPGCRVYRAVGELPRVMDGLGIAVVSTSRGVLSDRQCRKNLVGGEVLCTVW, encoded by the coding sequence GTGGCTACGAGCGATCCCATCGCCGACATGCTGACCCGCATCCGCAACGGCGTGCGCACCGGCAAGCCGCGCGTCCGCATCAAGCGGAGCAAGGTGTGCCTGGGCGTGGCGCGGGTGTTGAAGGAAGAAGGCTATATTCTTGACTTCGCCTCGGTCGACGACGCCAACCAGGGCGAAATCACGGTCGATCTGAAATACGGCGAGCGCGGCGAGCAGGTGCTCCAGGACCTGCAGCGCGTCAGCAAACCCGGCTGCCGCGTGTACCGCGCCGTCGGCGAGCTGCCGCGCGTCATGGACGGCCTGGGCATCGCGGTCGTTTCGACCAGCCGCGGCGTGTTGAGCGATCGTCAGTGCCGCAAGAACCTGGTCGGCGGCGAAGTTCTTTGCACGGTGTGGTGA
- the rpsZ gene encoding 30S ribosomal protein S14 type Z — protein sequence MARLGLKIKQKSKPRFKVRAYTRCELCGRARAVYRKFKICRLCFRKLALEGRIPGVRKASW from the coding sequence ATGGCCAGACTGGGTCTGAAGATCAAGCAGAAGAGCAAGCCCCGCTTCAAGGTTCGCGCGTACACGCGCTGCGAGCTGTGCGGCCGGGCGCGCGCCGTTTATCGCAAGTTCAAGATCTGCCGCCTGTGCTTCCGGAAGCTGGCCCTCGAAGGCCGCATTCCCGGTGTGCGCAAGGCGAGCTGGTAG
- the rplE gene encoding 50S ribosomal protein L5 gives MARLLERYRKEMIPSLRTELGRENVMSLPRLIKVVVSMGLGKAVAESSSKARDTKRFQEAEQHLATVTGQKPLVCKAKKSVSNFKLRQGYDVGLMVTLRGKRMYEFLDRLITLAIPRVRDFRGLNPSSFDGRGNYGMGLSECGVFPEINADKINFQQGLNITICTNARSDSEARTLLTMFGMPFRS, from the coding sequence ATGGCGCGCTTGTTGGAACGATACCGGAAAGAAATGATCCCCTCGCTCCGCACGGAGCTGGGCCGTGAAAACGTGATGTCGCTGCCGCGGCTGATAAAGGTCGTCGTGTCGATGGGCCTGGGAAAGGCCGTGGCCGAGTCCAGCAGCAAGGCCCGCGACACCAAGCGCTTCCAGGAAGCCGAGCAGCACCTGGCGACGGTCACCGGCCAGAAGCCGCTGGTCTGCAAGGCCAAGAAGAGCGTCTCAAACTTCAAGCTGCGGCAGGGCTACGACGTCGGCCTGATGGTGACGCTGCGCGGCAAGCGCATGTACGAGTTTCTCGACCGGCTGATCACGCTGGCGATCCCGCGCGTGCGCGACTTCCGCGGGCTCAACCCCTCCAGCTTCGACGGCCGCGGAAACTACGGCATGGGCCTCTCCGAATGCGGCGTGTTCCCGGAGATCAACGCCGACAAGATCAACTTCCAGCAGGGCCTGAACATCACCATCTGCACCAACGCGCGGAGCGATTCCGAGGCGCGCACGCTGCTGACGATGTTCGGCATGCCCTTCAGGAGCTAA
- the rplX gene encoding 50S ribosomal protein L24, whose translation MAARIRKDDVVVVISGDHKGARGKVLRVIGDRERVVVEGVNMVYRHVRRSRKYPQGGRIQREAPIHLSNVMPVDPKTGRGTRVRFTISMDNGRVVGKQRVSVAGTVLSEVTRAKAAAKPAEVR comes from the coding sequence ATGGCGGCCCGCATACGCAAGGACGACGTGGTCGTCGTAATCTCCGGCGACCACAAGGGCGCGCGGGGCAAGGTGCTGCGCGTCATCGGCGACAGAGAGCGCGTGGTGGTCGAGGGCGTGAACATGGTCTACCGCCACGTCCGCCGCAGCCGCAAATACCCCCAGGGCGGCCGGATTCAGCGTGAGGCGCCGATTCACCTGTCGAACGTGATGCCGGTCGATCCCAAGACGGGCCGCGGGACGCGGGTGCGTTTCACGATCAGCATGGACAACGGAAGAGTGGTCGGCAAGCAGCGCGTCAGCGTGGCCGGCACGGTGCTCAGCGAGGTGACGCGCGCGAAGGCGGCCGCCAAGCCGGCTGAGGTGCGCTGA